The following nucleotide sequence is from Spirochaetota bacterium.
AAGTATTTTCAGCCTGTTGATATAATATGTGTAATAAGAAGGAATCAAGCTTCCAACACACCTTTTTGGCAAAGTAAAGTCATACAGCACAATTTCTACCTT
It contains:
- a CDS encoding DNA methylase; protein product: KYFQPVDIICVIRRNQASNTPFWQSKVIQHNFYLRGFKYLIIVKKSRDYKNTEDIKIKWGFYER